One Synechococcus sp. JA-2-3B'a(2-13) genomic window carries:
- a CDS encoding phosphotransacetylase family protein, whose product MSKFLLIGSTEPFSGKSAAILGLAKHLQQQGIKVTYGKPIGSCEREDCSLEGADPDMRFVAESLRLTMDQMPPMLLRLNEEALLAQMKRAPGDPAPECPVAPLLEFVQRSPADLVLLEGPADLYEGELFGLSLAKMAQALDAPVLLISRYHSSLAVDSLLFVHRQLGSRLAGVLLNDVPPDQVQPAKTIIRPFLEGHGIPVLGILPSHRILRSISVGELVRQLDAEVLCCPDRMDLMVEDIAVGAMNVNSALKYFRKLDHKAVITGGDRTDIQLAALETSTLCLILTGKLPLDPRIRSRAEELEVPILSVDLDTFTTINRIERVFGQIRLHEEVKVRCIQELMSANFDFSRLYAHLDLTQPLVSAVGA is encoded by the coding sequence GTGTCCAAGTTCCTTTTAATTGGTTCTACTGAGCCCTTCAGCGGTAAGTCGGCTGCCATCTTGGGTTTGGCCAAGCATCTGCAGCAGCAAGGGATAAAAGTCACCTATGGGAAGCCCATCGGTTCTTGCGAGCGGGAAGATTGCTCGCTGGAAGGGGCCGATCCGGATATGCGCTTTGTGGCGGAGTCTCTGCGGCTGACGATGGATCAAATGCCGCCGATGCTGCTCCGGCTCAACGAAGAGGCTTTGCTGGCTCAAATGAAGCGAGCTCCCGGGGATCCAGCTCCAGAGTGCCCGGTTGCCCCTCTGTTGGAGTTTGTCCAGCGCTCCCCTGCCGATTTGGTGCTGCTGGAAGGCCCAGCCGATCTTTACGAGGGGGAATTGTTTGGCCTGTCGCTGGCCAAGATGGCCCAAGCCCTGGATGCTCCGGTACTGCTGATCAGTCGCTACCATTCCTCCTTGGCTGTTGATTCTCTTCTCTTTGTCCATCGTCAACTGGGATCCCGCTTGGCAGGCGTGCTGCTGAACGATGTGCCGCCCGACCAGGTGCAACCGGCAAAAACGATCATTCGGCCTTTTTTGGAGGGACACGGGATCCCGGTGCTGGGGATTTTGCCCTCCCATCGCATTTTGCGCAGCATCAGCGTTGGGGAGTTGGTGCGGCAACTGGATGCCGAGGTGCTCTGCTGTCCGGACCGGATGGACTTGATGGTCGAAGACATCGCGGTGGGGGCGATGAACGTCAACTCGGCCTTGAAGTACTTCCGTAAGCTGGATCACAAGGCGGTGATCACCGGCGGAGACCGCACCGATATTCAACTGGCCGCCCTAGAAACTTCCACCCTCTGCCTGATCTTGACCGGCAAGCTCCCTCTGGATCCCCGCATTCGGTCTCGAGCAGAAGAGCTGGAAGTGCCGATTCTCTCGGTGGATCTGGACACCTTCACCACCATCAACCGCATCGAACGGGTTTTTGGGCAGATTCGCCTGCACGAGGAGGTGAAAGTCCGCTGCATCCAAGAGCTAATGTCAGCGAATTTTGACTTTTCCCGTCTCTATGCTCATTTGGACTTGACACAACCCCTAGTGTCGGCGGTAGGTGCGTAG
- a CDS encoding ribonuclease H family protein, whose amino-acid sequence MAKVSRMRSRKGARPSRLAACPRSGIFTDGGCSPNPGPGGWAVVVVQDDRVVEEFWGGDPDSTSNRMELTGLIRALRYCRHTQGNGVDTIYSDSHLCVQTYNNWMERWAAQGWRRRTGPVENLDLVEELYQLKQECPQVRVVWIPAHQGLRWNEYVDGLVAQARARVTVPPEVRG is encoded by the coding sequence ATGGCCAAGGTTTCACGGATGCGCAGCCGCAAAGGAGCGCGCCCCAGCCGTCTGGCTGCCTGCCCCCGCAGCGGCATCTTCACGGACGGGGGATGTTCTCCCAATCCGGGGCCAGGGGGATGGGCCGTGGTGGTGGTTCAAGATGATCGGGTTGTGGAAGAGTTTTGGGGAGGGGATCCCGATAGCACCAGCAACCGCATGGAGTTGACCGGCCTCATCCGGGCTTTGCGGTATTGCCGCCACACCCAGGGCAACGGCGTCGATACCATCTACAGCGACTCCCACCTTTGCGTGCAGACTTACAACAATTGGATGGAGCGCTGGGCAGCCCAGGGATGGCGGCGGCGCACAGGGCCAGTGGAAAACTTGGATCTGGTTGAGGAGTTATATCAACTCAAGCAGGAGTGCCCTCAGGTGCGGGTGGTCTGGATCCCAGCCCACCAAGGTCTGCGCTGGAACGAGTACGTGGATGGGTTGGTTGCCCAGGCTCGAGCCAGAGTGACCGTTCCTCCAGAAGTTAGGGGTTGA